Below is a genomic region from Enterobacteriaceae bacterium ESL0689.
ACTGAATACGGAAATAGCTGGAGTATTTTGTGAGTCTCGTCCCGTTCCACAAATCAATGTGATCGCCAGAGCGGTTGATAAATCCTTCGTTATCACGCGGCCAAAAATCTTTGAAAAAAATAATTCCTGTAGTGCCCCGTAATACGCTATCAAAATTTTCAACTGAAACTTTTACTGCCGGGAAAATACCAAGCAAGGGCTGACGTTTCAGCGCAATGGCCAGTTCTTCCGCCCTGAGTATATGCCCGGCACGTTTCGGGTGATGCCAGCAAAATTGTGCCTGCAATTTTGTTACGTCATAACCACACTTTGCCAGTGCCGTGCCCCAGCCTGATAGCGCACTGATTTTCGAAAATTGGAGAACACGAACGTAACCATGTTTACAATCAGGCCAGTAAACGGTTCAGGTGAATATTCAAGAAGCTGACATCCCCACTACATTTAGCGCAGGGAGGATGTCAACAGCTTAATCGCTACTGTTTCTGGAATGCTTTAGCGTAAGCGTCTGCACTTTTTTGTGTGGATTCCAGAACATCATCGGACAGTGTTTGCTGTCCCCATTTTGATACTTTACCGTTAACAAACGTAACAACCAGGCGATCAACGGCTAATTGTTCATTATCAACAACAGTGAACCCATATATAGATTTATTCCAGTAAATCCAGCGCTCCCGATCCTGATTAACATCAGTTCTTCGTGGTGCCCCCATAATCTGCATAACATCGTTTTTACCCATCCCAAGAGACAAAAGCATTGATTTCTGGTTATAGTCAACCGTCTGAACCGTTGGAGCGCAAGCGGTGATTGTTAAAACAGATACACCAAGAGTAAAAGCAAGTAACAATTTTTTCATATCCCTGACCTTATTAGTAAATAAGAGAATTTATCCTATCAGGGCGCTATTTGAGTGCAATAAAAATAATTAGTTTACTTGATGTGCTGCCAGTCTTTGTTTCTTCCGCTCCAGATACGAATCAACAACGCTGTCGTACTCTTCGCGCGTAAACCCTTTCTGATCGGGGTATTTTGCAGCCAGTAAGAGCTGAAACTCTGTCATCGTCAGCCTTGACGCTTCATCGCGGCTCATACCAAAGTGGGAACGTGCAGCATTGATATACTCAACCGCTCTGAATTCGTTCGTTGTTTCACTGGATTCATGGCGCTGCAGGCGACGTATCTTTGCCCGTCCGATAATACCGTGTAGTAATAATTGACTGGCGATAATGATAATATCCTCGCGAAGCATAAGGCCGGGCTGGTATTCAGTATGATCCCCTTTATCTTCCCATCCCCCAAAAACTGCGCTCATATCCTCAGTACAACAAGCCTGCAATACACGCACAGACGCCGATAACATCCGGTCAGTCATTGCCGCCAGTGTCGGAATAATCCACTCGGGAACTCGCCCAAGCCTGTCATATAAGGGATCAAGAAAAGAGCCGTACTCACTGCCATTGATAATAGCAAAGAGATCAACTATTTCAGCAGGATCCCCAAGTCTGGCCATAGCCTCAAACGAGGGTCTGAGAATATAATCACGCCCCCCTTCCCGGCTGTCACTGATGCAGATCTCCCCGATTTCTTTTAATACGTTCATAATCATTCCGGTAAATGGTTATTATCAAGGGTGATCAACACCACCCTTTGTAATAAACACTTAGCTAACAGTTACAGTGTGTATAGCAACTTTATTGCCATCAATGGTATTGACAACAATCTGCGCGGATCCGGTTGCAACACGGTTAACAGTAACCGTATTTCCTGACGCCGTCGCCGTTGCCTTAGCGGGATTAGTTGACGACACAGTAAAATTTTTATTGGTTGCGTTAGCGGGCAGCACATTAACAGTAAATGTGCTGGTGCCACTAACTGCGCCGGTACTGGTAGCCTGCGACAGGGTTACGTCAGTTACAGCAACGTTGTCCAGTATATTGACCTGAATTGTACTGGCATCACCAACCTTGAACTCAGTAGAAAACGAAGCAATATCATTTGTCCCGCCATCACTACTTAATGCCGTTATCATCATATATCCTACAAACTCTACTGGCCCGTAGTCCATACGCACCCACAAGCCCGGCTGACGTTTTGCTTTCAGTTCTGTGGCAAAATAAGAAATAAATTTACCAATACCGTACTGATCCAGCTTATCCTTTTTACGCACCTCTCCCTCAAACGAGATAGTAAAATCACTGTTAGTAATGATAGTTTCAACGAAACCACCACCATCATCTGCGTCACTGGTGACGCTGTTCGGGCTGAAGTCAAAACCCTTGCTGGTGCCTGCCGCCAGCGCTTTCCAGTCTGATTCCTGAGGTACAGTATCAGAGCACCCGTCAGCGACCTCCAGCACGACCGCACCACCAAAAAGACGTTCATTAGAACCAGGGCAATCCGCCATAGAAATTCCTCTCAATATAAAAACAAAAAAACCTGCCGTAGCAGGTCGTTAGTAGTTCTGATTACTCCCCGTAGGTGCACACAAATTGCAGCCTGAACACAATGCGCCCCTCCTCGGTCAATACTGGCGGAGGAATGCCGCCTGTGTTTTGTATGTAGCCGACACACTCATCAGTCATAGGGTTAGCCTGGATATAATCAATAATCCGTTGCACAGCCTCTACAGCCGCCCCGCGCCGGTCTTTTGCACCGATCACATCCACAAGCACATTATATTCAGCACCTGAATCGTTTCTGATTGCCGTTCCACCAGCCGGGCGAAAAACCATCAGAGCCTTGCTTAAATCACCGGGATCGTCATAAAAAAGCTGCTGAACAATAAAACCGTCTGTCAGCCCCGCATTTCCGAATAAATTCCGCACCCGCTCATACATTAACGGTTTCATAGCGAAAGCTCTTTTTTCACCACAGCATCAATATCAGAGCGCTCTTCTTCAAATCCAGCAGTAAGAAACTCTTTTTTTGCTGTAGCACGCCTGAAGCGCTGATGAATCGTTGGGTCATGCACATAAACCGCATAATTAGCTGAATATCCGACACGACCAGTAAAAACTGTACCTGAAACAAAAAACTCCCTGAACTGACTATTAAGCAAGGTAGACGTGTCAATTGGGGTATATAATGCCGCCCTTGTGGCACCAACTATCAGCGCTGCCTGCAATGCCCGACCGATTTTACGCCCGGTAATGTCGTTCAGTATGCGGTTTACGTTGTTAGCGACTTTCTGAACCCCCTTGACCTTTACCCCCATATTTACCCCCCCGTTATAATTGCAAAATCGTCTGACTGACGTTCGAATGTATCAGCGTACCGGATAACCTGCTGAATCTCGTCAGCGCCCGCTACAACCGGATCAGCCACTGCCGAGGCACCGATCAGAAGATAATCCCCTGCCTGCGCCAGCGCGTATTCAGTCCAGACTGTATTTTTTACTATAACCGCAAGCCCCAGATTGCCCGCTCGTCTGGATAGCCCGCCCTCGTAATCACAGGCGATTATTTCCGGCGCGGCGTATCCCAGCGGATCACCAATCTCATCTTTACCAAGACTGCGCCAGACGGTGGCCTGTGCTGTATAGCTCCAGTTGGCGGCGCTTGACATTATTTATTCCCTCCACTGCAATACAACTGCGCCCGTTACCCTGATACGCTCACAATTGATAAACCACTCGCCGTTGCTTTTTACGTAGGCCGTGGTTTGCTCGCCTGTATTCGTCAGAACCCACACCCGCGTGTATTGTTTTGGCAGATGGTGATTAACAGATATCCACACTGTTGATCAGCCCTCCACGACCATAAAAAACCCAACGCTATTACCGGCACTGATTGGTAAACCACTGGTGCAACCGCTGGTATCGAGTTTTGCCAGTGAGTCGCGAAGCCAGGTCACGCCGTCGCCGTCATAATCGAACGAACGGGATGCACCAGATGGGCTGCTCTGTGATTTCAGGCGTCGTGCGCCGGACGAGGTTGCCACCAGTGCCGCCGCATAAATAAGAATCAATTTTGCGGTGCAGTCGTCGTATCCCGCTCCGTCGAGGCAGGGGATAATCTTGTTTACCGTGCATAGAATTGGGTCGAGCAGCGAGCCGGGGATTGAATAACCCATCTCACCGAGGAACGCCGTCACGTCTGCCGCCGTGATTGGGTTAGTCACGATTATTTATCCTTCTTTTGAGGGGTTTCCGGCTCGGTTTTCTCCTGCCGGGCTTTCGCCGCATCCTTCAGTTGCTGGATTTGTGCCAGCGCCTCATCAAGTTGGGTTTTGAGCGCGACAGCCTCATCGTCTACAGACGGCGTCGCGACCTCAAACTGCAGTTTCACCCCCGCTTCCCTGGACAGTACGGCCTTTCCGTCAGCAATCCATTTTTTAGCGATCGCGTCCTCAACTTCATAAATTGCGCCAATATCCAGTTTCTGGAAATCCGCACCAGCAAACTGATTATCCACCAGCATTTTTACAAACATCGTAATATCCCCTTAACCCGCAGCGTAGAGCACTGAAAAATGACCGTTAATATCCTGTTTCACCATCAGGCCAGCAGCCCCCCAGGTGCGCCAGACGTAATCACTGTTGTAATACAGGCGAGGGTCAGCAACCGTACCGAACGCCTGACCAACTATCGGCGCAATAACACCGACATCTAACGGAATAATAGTGATCTGGTTACCGGTCAATTCGGCGTCCTCTTTGATATCTTTAATACCAGACAGCTTCTTAATTTCCTCCAGAACGGTGCGTAGTGCCCTTACGTCAAAATACTGCTCCCAGTTTGACATAATTTCACCGGATACATACCAGGTCTGCTGACCGTATTGATAATTTCGCAACTTGATCACATCACGCAATAATATTGCATTTTCCCGGATCGCATTAGGGTCTTTACTGGTCGAGAAATCAAACGTCAGTGTAATTTGAGCAACCCGACTATCCCCGCGCAACCCGCGCCATTCTTTGTCGTCGAATTTAATAAAATTCCCGGCTGAGTCACGAAATCCGTTCCAGATATATTTTACGTACTGGCGGCGAACATCTTCAACCGAGCCAGCCTGAGCATCGGCTAATGAGGACAAAGCAGAGCCTTTATTGAATACCGGATCACGCCAGTTGAATTTAAAACCCGAATCGTGGATCGGCACCATTGTGCCGTCGAACGTATAGGATTTCGCGTCCAGCGCTGCACCAATCTGGCCCGACATGGACGTGTGCGCCCAGCCGCGACCGCCTTTGCGAGCGTATTCATACACTGATTCTTCCAGACGTACCGACCTGGATAGCGGCATTAAATCGTTGAGTAGCGTAAACTCGGTATTTGGCCGAAATTCAGCAAGCACGGTCTGATCGTAGGCGCGATAAAGCCGACGAATATCGTCAACCGCATTTACAGCATCCAGCGCCGGAGCGTTGGCGGCGTCACCACGAAAACGAGTGCGGGCAATAAAATCAGCCACAGCCTGCGCACTGGCGTTACGGGCAAATTCCAACTCACGAAATTGAGCGGTATTAACCTCAAGATTATTAGTTTCGGTTGCCTGTTTAGTAGAAAATACAAACATTCATTACGCCCCTTATTTAATAACGATACGCAGGAGATCACCCGCAGTTGTAATTGTGTAATCGCTGTCTTCTTCGACGTAAGCGCGCACCGTTTCGTTACCGATCTTTGGTTTTACAAAACCGCTGGATATAGATAATGGCTGGCCTTTGGTATAAACACCCGGCACAGCCGGAACGTTAAAAAACACGCCCGGCGTTGGATGCATGCCGACAACCCAATCATCCGCCTTAATTTCATCGTCCACCGTTTTGCATCGCAGATAATCGTAATTAGCCACGTACAAAATAGCATTTTCCTCACCCGCAACTGATGGTGTGAATTTTTTATCGTCATTAAAAAATCCAATTGTCCCCGGCTTGATATTGACGGACGCCGCACCCTCACGGTGCAATTGTGGATTAGAAAAAATACCGCCTGCATGTATTACGTGTTTTCCGTCTTTAGCCATTTTTTACTCCGGCATTTCACTAAATGATTTATTGTTATTAACCTGGACGAATGCCCCGTTTAAGCCCGCCGATGCCTGACACTGAGCAAAAAAGCCATCAAGCGCAGCACCATCAAGAGCATTTACAGCTATATCATCCAGCCCAAATTTTGCTTTTACTGCCGCGCGTTTTTCGTTTTTTTCTTTGTCAGAATTTGCGGTTAACCCCTTTTCGATAATATTTATTTTTTCAGCGAATGGGGCAAACCACTCCGGCGCTTGTTGTGAATTACTGGCCTGTTCTTTGGGTTTATTTTTCTCCTTATCCTCTTTTTCTTTCTTTTCGCGCTCGGCTTTTTCTTCCGGCGTTTCAGGCTTATCCTTTTTATTAGCGACCAACTGATTATATGCATCAAGAAGTTCAGCATCAGATTTCCCTTCTGTCGGCTTACCCGCTTCTTTCAGTGCGTTAATAATAATTTTTTTCATCGGATCATCTTCTCCGTTAGTTTTAATCTCATACTCTGTTGGTTTACGTACAACTTCTATTGGGTCACCAACGAAAACGGCTTTACCGCTCTCATCAATGAGGTACTTTTGTTTAAAATATTTCGAATCGTCGCGATAAATAAACACATCCGGCCATACTGAATCAGCCCACAAAAAAGAATCAGAACTACGCCCCTCCCGGAGTTTTTCGTTAATGGCACTCTGAATATCGTCAAACGAGTAATTAGAGGCGTTAGTAAGAAAAAATTTTGCTTTGTTTAACAAGTTATTACGTGTGCAATCCGATCCCTCAGAAAGATGTGCTACTTCTATCTGTTGCTCACCGCCTTCTGCATTCACAAAAATGCCAACACCTTCTTCCGGCGTTCCTGCACCGACTTCATTCAGCAATATAGCAACATGGTCAAATAACATATTGGTGGCAATTTCTTTGTACTTTTTGTTTTTTGACTCTCCGTTAGCGGCAATACCAGAATAAAATAAACCCGTAGATATATGAATTGGTTCGGTACTATCACCCGCTGCCATTGCATCCAGTCGGTTAACAAGAGTTTTCCCCTTCTCGCTCCCTTCCGCATAACGGCTGTTAATGTACATATCGCCACTAACCTTGCCGTTAGCGTGCTTAACATTCTGAAACCATGCACCAACATGGTAATTATTTACCGCCCGTACATCGTGGGCAGATACATATTTACCATCAACTTTCGGATGCCCGAATGGCATCGGGTTATTTTCAAGCGTTTTATATGCTTTTTCTATTTCTGCTGCCGGGTACAATTTCTGATTCATCACGATATCATCTACGATAGGCGTGATGCCACGAATCACAATATGTGACTCGCCATCGATAGTTTCAGTCGTGATATTTGAAGCAGAATTAACAACCGACAGCACATGTACACAAGAGCGCATATGCTGTTTCTCATTAAGTTAGTTTAAGGAATTAAAAAAGGTCGCCGCAGCGACCTTATATTAAGTATATAATCCAGGAATTATAAACACTCTTTGAGCCTTTCTATAAGTTGTTCAATATCCTGTTTTTCCCAAACAGCAAACATTTGTTTTTCTTCAAACATAGCATTTCTTTGTTCGACATGGAAATCAGGAAGCAGAGACTTGCCATCTTTTATAGAACACTCTATGGCATGAGATCTTTCATCAATATCACATAAATCAAAGTCGGGGATAGCTTGCTCATAATAATCATTACCAGCAACAGTTTCCCCCTTAATGAAAAGATCGGTGATTGACGTGCTGCCCGTTTCCGGAGTCCAGTGACTAATACTGTATACAGTGTTTTCCGGTAAAGAAAGAAATGTTTTTCTATCAACTATTAGCATTTTATAGTTCCTGATTATTTCGCCGCTCAAACAACGCTTCAGCGAGACCATTAATCATCGTCAATTCCAGCCCTTCCGCTTCATCCGATAAAGCCTCAAGCTGCTCTTCAGCATTGTCAGGTAGTGGCTCTGCGTTAATCAGCGCAAGCGCTTTCTCATAACTTTTCATTTCTTCTCTTCCCCTTGTCCATTTTCTGGAATACCTTATAGAGCGGGGGATAGAGCCGCTTCTTAGCCTGCTGGGGTTCCTCGATATATAAGGAGAACGCCTCGGCAACGTACTCGCTATATTTCGTCTGTCCGTATTTGCTCAGGGCGTACTGCCACCCCTTGTTAAATGCCTCTCTGGCCACGCTATCCAGTTCTTCCGGAAACGTCCTGTGAACAGCGTGACCGAACTCATGAGCAAACACACCTCTCGGCGTTGATACCGCTTGCCATGATATGGCGTCAGCCGATTTAACAGCCTCTATCAGATCTTTTCCGCCGATAGACACCGCTTTTTTGAGACTCTCAGCAGTGAATCCCGCAGCTCTTGCCTTAGCATCTGTTTCAAGTAACTCTCTGGCATCGAATGCCTCCCTCGTCACCAGCATAGCATTTGCGCTATGTGCATAAC
It encodes:
- a CDS encoding cell envelope protein SmpA, whose product is MKKLLLAFTLGVSVLTITACAPTVQTVDYNQKSMLLSLGMGKNDVMQIMGAPRRTDVNQDRERWIYWNKSIYGFTVVDNEQLAVDRLVVTFVNGKVSKWGQQTLSDDVLESTQKSADAYAKAFQKQ
- a CDS encoding DUF6246 family protein, whose product is MNVLKEIGEICISDSREGGRDYILRPSFEAMARLGDPAEIVDLFAIINGSEYGSFLDPLYDRLGRVPEWIIPTLAAMTDRMLSASVRVLQACCTEDMSAVFGGWEDKGDHTEYQPGLMLREDIIIIASQLLLHGIIGRAKIRRLQRHESSETTNEFRAVEYINAARSHFGMSRDEASRLTMTEFQLLLAAKYPDQKGFTREEYDSVVDSYLERKKQRLAAHQVN
- a CDS encoding Ig-like domain-containing protein, whose translation is MADCPGSNERLFGGAVVLEVADGCSDTVPQESDWKALAAGTSKGFDFSPNSVTSDADDGGGFVETIITNSDFTISFEGEVRKKDKLDQYGIGKFISYFATELKAKRQPGLWVRMDYGPVEFVGYMMITALSSDGGTNDIASFSTEFKVGDASTIQVNILDNVAVTDVTLSQATSTGAVSGTSTFTVNVLPANATNKNFTVSSTNPAKATATASGNTVTVNRVATGSAQIVVNTIDGNKVAIHTVTVS
- a CDS encoding HK97 gp10 family phage protein, which produces MGVKVKGVQKVANNVNRILNDITGRKIGRALQAALIVGATRAALYTPIDTSTLLNSQFREFFVSGTVFTGRVGYSANYAVYVHDPTIHQRFRRATAKKEFLTAGFEEERSDIDAVVKKELSL
- a CDS encoding DUF6260 family protein, with the translated sequence MFVFSTKQATETNNLEVNTAQFRELEFARNASAQAVADFIARTRFRGDAANAPALDAVNAVDDIRRLYRAYDQTVLAEFRPNTEFTLLNDLMPLSRSVRLEESVYEYARKGGRGWAHTSMSGQIGAALDAKSYTFDGTMVPIHDSGFKFNWRDPVFNKGSALSSLADAQAGSVEDVRRQYVKYIWNGFRDSAGNFIKFDDKEWRGLRGDSRVAQITLTFDFSTSKDPNAIRENAILLRDVIKLRNYQYGQQTWYVSGEIMSNWEQYFDVRALRTVLEEIKKLSGIKDIKEDAELTGNQITIIPLDVGVIAPIVGQAFGTVADPRLYYNSDYVWRTWGAAGLMVKQDINGHFSVLYAAG
- a CDS encoding DUF2213 domain-containing protein, with amino-acid sequence MRSCVHVLSVVNSASNITTETIDGESHIVIRGITPIVDDIVMNQKLYPAAEIEKAYKTLENNPMPFGHPKVDGKYVSAHDVRAVNNYHVGAWFQNVKHANGKVSGDMYINSRYAEGSEKGKTLVNRLDAMAAGDSTEPIHISTGLFYSGIAANGESKNKKYKEIATNMLFDHVAILLNEVGAGTPEEGVGIFVNAEGGEQQIEVAHLSEGSDCTRNNLLNKAKFFLTNASNYSFDDIQSAINEKLREGRSSDSFLWADSVWPDVFIYRDDSKYFKQKYLIDESGKAVFVGDPIEVVRKPTEYEIKTNGEDDPMKKIIINALKEAGKPTEGKSDAELLDAYNQLVANKKDKPETPEEKAEREKKEKEDKEKNKPKEQASNSQQAPEWFAPFAEKINIIEKGLTANSDKEKNEKRAAVKAKFGLDDIAVNALDGAALDGFFAQCQASAGLNGAFVQVNNNKSFSEMPE